ttttaagaggaaaatgaaacttAGCCTCTGCCAGTTGTAAATTATCCAAACCCATGGAGGTTTTGCAAAGCAGGGTAACCCTGTGGGTACCTCTGCCCTTTAAGACCTCACGTGTGCCCATTTAAAGTCACCCAGAAGCCCTCAACAGTTCTTTCCTTTCCACAGATGCCAGGCAGTATGCACCCAGCATCAAGGCCAGGTTTCCTGCAGACACCTACGCTCTGGCTGGGCAGATGGTGACTCTGGAGTGTTTTGCCTTTGGAAAGTGAGTGCAGTGTCTGTGTCACTcaggctggggatggggagggcaCAGCAGAACCTGCAGCTTTCACAGCCCCTCTCTTCAGCAGGTCTGCTGCAGACCAGAGGTGGAGGGGGaatgggaggagggaagaattGGCTAAAACCAACTGTCCTGCTCCTTCATCTGATGTCTTCCTTTTACACAGCCCTGTTCCTCGAATAAAGTGGAGGAAACTGGATGGCTCTCAGTCCTCCAAGTGGATCGGGAGTGAGCCCCTCCTGCAGATCCAGGAGGTTGGCTTTGAGGATGAAGGCACTTACGAGTGTGAGGCTGAAAACATCAAAGGGCGAGACACCTACCAGGGCCGCATCATCATTCAAGGTAACAGGTTGGAACACGGGCCTTTCCAGAGCACAGCAAGGTGCCCCAGGAGCtgactgagccctggggagTGAAACCACAACCTCTGATCCTGCCTCCTATCAGCTCCAATTAAAGCTATTCCAAAGCCCTAACAAAGACTTGCAGAGATCACTGGTGCCTTTCCTCAGTGGTCACACTTAGGCTACAGCAAGGAGAGAGACACCTCCTGACTTGCTCTAGTAATTCTAGCAAAAATTAGGAAAccagggaaggaagcagagtGGTAAAAAGCCAAACTTGGCTCTCAACCAAGATCCTCTCCACACCTGCAGTACTTCCATAAGAGTTAATGCTTGGAGCTATTAATCAGATCTAGTCAAATTACAAACCTTATCCTGGTTATCTTAGTCTGAATCCAGCCTTTCCTGAAGTTCAGCAATGACTGCATTAACTCTTCAGGAGAGAAACCATCAtgcttctcctcagagctgggTTCTGCTGGGATTCTGTGCAGTCCCCATGCCCATCTGCAGCCAGCCCCACGAGGACTCAGCCTTGCTTGGCTGCACAAAAGGCAGAGGCTGTTACTACGGCAGAACCTGCTGTGAGAGACGAGTCTGCCAGCAGAGATGACACAATGAGCGTCCTTCTGCCTGCCTGGCGCAACAAAACCTCTCATCTGAtctccctggctctgccacctctctccctcctttgcAGCTCAGCCCGAGTGGCTGAAGGTGGTGACGGACACGGAGGCTGACATCGGCTCCGACCTGCGCTGGAGCTGCGCGGCCGCGGGCAAACCCCGGCCCAGCGTGCGGTGGCTTCGGGACGGGCAGCCCCTCAGCTCCCAGGTaccacagcccagctctgacccccagagcagcccggcccggggcaCAGCACAACCTGCAGCCCTCAACCCGCTGCTCCAGACCTAgcccccttctcctgcctcGCTGCAAAAGCATCTCAACCCTCTCTTATCACCCCGCATCCCTATTCCATGTGCCCCCCATGAGGCTGCAGAGCGATGCCACAGTCCTGACCGGCAGCAAGtcccttctcctgtcactgcCATCCCAGCCACTGCTTCATGCAACCACAGGAACCCGCAGCCAGTTATCAGGGCAGATAAACAGCACTTTCTACCTGTCATTGTATGACCTGCACGTTGCTGCTCAGGCCCTCAGAAGTCTCAGCAAACAGAGCGCAGTGATGTGGGGTAGTGACTggacacacaggaaaaaatgccCTGTGTTTTCTCCCGTGGAAAACCAGGCTACCTTCAAACTGACCAAGAGTCTGTAATGAAACTCAACCCTGCACACACCAGGCTTGAGTTCCATTGTACATTTTCCTCCTCTAATGGGTTCATCCTCTTGTTTGCACAGAACCGCATCGAAGTGAGCGGTGGAGAGCTGAGATTTTCCAAGTTAGTCCTGGAGGACTCTGGCATGTATCAGTGTGTGGCTGAGAACAAGCATGGCACAGTTTATGCAAGTGCTGAATTAACAGTGCAAGGTAATCTCTCATTTCCCAGTGCTCTGGCTTTCAATGGGACACTGAAGCATTTCAGATCTCTTCCTAACATCCTATGTTTGCAATCTCAGAGTAAGACAAGAGCAGACAAAAGCTGCTTCACTCACCATTGAAATATAGTTACTGGTTCAACAAGACACTCTACAACCCTTTAAAATTGAAATCTTGCGTAAATTCAGTAATGTTGAAAGAGAACAAGGACATCTGTTTAGGTACAGAAAGTGtacaggacaggcagcagcagcagctctcttcCACTGCACAGCTTATCTCCTCTGTTTTGGAGGAAAGTGTAAAATAAATGAGTTTAATCTCCATCCAGCCTGCTTTGAGGGATGGTGACTGGGACTGGAATGATGCCAAACTTGTTCCACATTAGTCTAAAAGCTTATCTCCTCATGGTCAGGAGATACCAGAGATAAATTAAAGGCCCTGAGCATTAACTGTTCAGCATTAACATGCTGCAACGCATGAGGGCAAAGATAAAACCCAATTCTGTCTCCGCAATTCCAGGAGGAGTTTGAGGCAAGCTGGATGTCTGCATTGGCAGCTTTGATCAGGATATCGAAGAGAACATCCtctacattttcaaaagcagctgttCTTGTGTCTCTCAAAGACCTTGCACTTGTTAGGGTCATCTCCCATTGCTACATACGACGTGTGTCACAAAACACCTGCCTTGGCAGGTGTTAGAaaccccccagcagcagaggaaccCCTCCATCTTGCTCACCAGATATTGCCATGCTTCTGTTACCAAGTCATCGAACAACAAATCAATACCTAGTTAGGTGGCAGATAAAAAATGCTCCCGCAGCAGGGTTTTCTAATCATTGCttaatcctctttttttccccctatagCCTTAGCACCAGATTTTAGACTAAACCCAGTGAAGCGTCTGATACCTGCAGCTCGAAGTGGGAAGGTCATCATCCCATGCCAACCAAGGGCAGCACCAAAAGCCACTGTGCTCTGGACCAAAGGGACTGAGCTCCTGATCAACAGTAGCAGGTAGCAGCACAGAGTCAGCTTCTACCTAGAAACCATACCtaaaatcactgttttttttccttgccagaAGACTGGACTTGATGAGCCAAGTGTGCTGCTGCATCCCTGAACAGAAGCACTTTGTTATTCCTCTGGTTTCTTCCTTAGAAAACTCCTACTTCCCATTTTGCAGCCCTGTCTTTATCACCAGTTTCTCTAAAATCAGCAAGTGCTGGAAATTGTTGGGTGGACAGAGGGAACAAGACACTTTAACCTTCCTCTTGTgtgcttctccttcctttccaggGTGACTATTACCACAGATGGCACCTTGATCCTCCAGAATATCAGCAAGTCTGATGAGGGGAAGTACACCTGCTTTGCTGAGAATTTCATGGGCAAAGCCAACAGCACTGGAATCCTCTCTGTTCGAGGTAGAGATGTTTGCCTTAATTTGGGGTTAATCAAGCAAGAATCATCTAAGAATGCCATGATGTGCTATTTCTCCTCTCCTAATACTCcccaaaataaatgcaatactCAGGAAACCAGAGACATTTCAGCCTGTGGAGCAGTAAAACTTCTGACTGACCCACCACCAACCTGTCCTTGAGGAAactatttccattttctaaCCACTATAATCCCTCATTCTCCTTCTATAAAGCTCCAGCTATTAGAGAGAGATGACAAGTTGGAAACCATTAGTTGGGTTGGATGCTCTGCAGCATTAATATACATCTGGGACCtggacatagaatcatagaatcctaagggttggaagggacctcgaaagatcatctagtccaacccccctgccagagcagggtcacccagagcacatcacacaggaacgtgtccaggcgggttttgaatgtctccagtgaagaagactccacaacctctctgggcagcctgttccagtgctctgtcactctcacagtaaaaaaaaatttgcagctAATagccctccctgctctgcctctgcagatGCCACCAAGATCACATTGGCACCATCGAGTGCTGACATCAACGTCGGTGAAAACCTCACTCTACAATGTCACGCGTCCCACGATCCCACCATGGACCTGACCTTCACCTGGTCACTAGATGACTTCCCCATTGACTTCGACAAGTCTGAGGGGCACTACCAGCGCGCCAGCCTGGTGAGTACAAAGGGCAACTACGTGCCCtcaaaaagaggcagaaaaactCACAACAGTGTCTTTGTTTGCTGTTGGATGCTGGATTGTGATGGGGCATGTCCTAAAGCTCTCCCCActgtccttcctcttcctcatgCAGAAGGAAGCCATTGGGGACCTCAGCATCTTCAACGCCCAGCTGAAGCACGCGGGGCGGTACACGTGTACAGCCCAGACTGTTGTGGACAGTGCTTCCGAGTCAGCCACGCTGACTATCAGAGGTAATTCCTTTGTTTAAAGGTCCCTTGCTCCTTACGAGGCCAAAGTAATGGCATGGTGCTTCCAACCTAACACCTGACCTGGGTGGGACAGCCTGATGAGGCCAAAACTGGAGGTGAAGCTTCCTAGCCCCCAGAAAAGAAAGGCCTGGTTTTAACTTATGACTCGCACAACATACAAGAGCAATAAACCTCCAAATCGTTCACCTCAGTAACATGTCCATCTGTCTCCCACCATCCCAGGACCTCCAGGCCCCCCCGGGGGCGTGGTGGTGAGAGACATCAGTGACACCACTGTCCAactgagctggagcagaggcttTGATAACCACAGCCCCATTGCCAGGTACCTCATCGAGGCACGGACCCTCCTCTCCAGCAAATGGAAGCAAATGCGCACCAGTAAGTGTCTCGATGGCAGCAGCGGTGGCACGgcctgggctgcctgcaggccaccagctcctgcactgcctgccACTTGCTCTATTTGTTCTCCTCTCGTCCTGTTGGATTGTATAGATCCTGTAAATATTGAAGGCAACGCAGAGACAGCCCAGGTGGTGAACCTCATTCCTTGGATGGATTACGAGTTTCGCGTCTTGGCCAGTAACATTCTGGGGGTTGGGGAGCCCAGTTTACCCTCCAGCAAAATCCGCACCAAAGAAGCAGGTACGTGCAGATACACCCAGCAGTGGGGAGGGGAATCAGAGGTACCTCTGCCTTCATGCTGGAGGGGGGAAGGCTGGCTTGCAGAATGCCTTGGGCCCAAACAATCAGTCATCTCCTTCACTGCTCCTGGAGATGACACCATCAcaacattttctgcctttttgccCATTTACGGGTCAAAGACAAAGCTGTCAGTTACCTTCACCTGCATTAGATACAATATATTAAACTATTATGAATCCTAGCTTCAAATCCTGTACCTTCCAGGCAGTCATGCCTAGAAAGGGGAAAGAGTTCCATTATATCACAGAGCACAACTCTGAGAAGACAAGGTGAATTTCCAAGGAAGGGGAAAGGTGTAAGAACAGCAGGAGAACTGCTCTCAACATAGCAAATGCAGATTAACTCCTGTCTGATAAAATCTCTCCTCTACATCCCTGCTTTTGAGCTTGATTCTTGTCCCCTCAGAGCCATGCTGCCTCCACATCAGGCACTAACCAATATTCCAGACCTGATTGTCACAAACACCTGAAATACTCACgactgaaaatgcagaaacCAGCTCTTTCCACCCGAGCTgtctcagcctggctgctgccagagcgCGCAGTGTCTGCACTCATCTTCATCCCTCTGGTTTCCTTAACCCAACCTGTGctgtctgcttttgtttgggGATCCAACAGCACCTACTGTGGCACCATCTGGGCTGAGCGGAGGCGGAGGGGCTCCCAACGAGCTGATCATCAACTGGACGGTGAGTtggcagcccagcaccagccacgTGCTGGGCCAGGGCCAGGGGGAGCAGCACGTGCCATTTCCCTTGGGAAACGAGGGCTGCCCAGTCACCATTTCGGCGGGGGATTGTGGGTTAGGTTTCTTAGCTCAAAGTCTAAAAATGAAGGCAGGAAAATAGTTAATAAGAATATTTAGGTGGCAAAAGCTGGTttcctaggggaaaaaaatgtttaagcaTATGCATCTGTCCATACTTTTTAGCATTAACAATAGCCTCCTACTGCCTGTATACTGAGGTAGAAGAATAATATTGAGCCAAACGCTGTGTTTGGGCCAGAGGTCTTGCTGAGCAAggctcctctctccttctgccccccttcccagcccatgCTGCGGGACTACCAGAACGGAGATGGCTTTGGCTACCTCTTGTCCTTCCGCAAGAAGGGCACGGAGGGGTGGCTGGCGGCGCGGGTGCCACACGCCGACTCGCTGCACTACGTCTACCACAACGAGAGCATCGGGCCCTACACCCCCTTCGAGGTGAAGATCAGAGCTTACAACAGGAAAGGAGAGGGACCCGAGAGCCTCACCGCCATCGTGTACTCTGCAGAGGAAGGTAGAGGGGGCTGTGGTGACCCTGAATCCACCCTGCTTCATCCAACCAACCAACGTGTCCTCAACCGCCTCCCCGCAGAGCTGTGTCTGTCTGGGAGCTCAATGACAGGACAGGTTCCCTTGACTGAAAGAGCAGCTGACAGTGATTTCAGAGTAACATTTATCTTCTACTTCAAATACCCAGAGAGATGTTTCCCTAAGCCCAGCCATGACCCTACTCCAGAGCTTCAGAGCAGACCCAGATCCTCCCAGCTCACAGCTGTGATGCTGCTTGTCCTGCTAAGTCCCCGGATCCCTTCCCCTGGCTTTGCCCCACGcacacagcaccagctgcctggctgcacagtagcagtgctgcagcagagcccttcGTTTCAGCAGGGCGCCCACGCTGCCCAGAGCATGGAAAACCATTTGATTCccttttgttgtctttttcaGAACCAAAAGTGGCTCCTTTCAGAGTCCTGGCCAAGGCTGTTCTGTCCTCAGAAATGGATGTGTCCTGGGAGCCCGTTGAGCAGGGAGACATGACTGGAGTGCTGTTGGGCTACGAGGTACGAGCCTGCAGTGGGAATGAGAGACACTGAGATTGGAAAGCCCAGCAAGGAAAACTCCCCCAGGCTAAGTGAGGTGAAAGGAAACAGCACTTGGTTTCCAAAGATGGAGATTAATTAACAGAGAGCATGAGGCTCTGATGGGGCCAACACTGCTGCTCTCAAGAGAACACCACTGTTCACAGGACAGACTAGAAAGAGGGAAACACccttatttttctgcttgcctTTCCACACAGGCTGTAAAACCTTATTCCTGGGCACACACTGAGCAAAATGCACAGAAACAACTGCCCAAGGGTCTCCGGTGCTGGCTGTGGATGGACTGTCTGGTATTTGCAGATGTCTCTACCCTTACTAAACCCATCATACCCGTTTCTATTCAGATCCGGTACTGGAAGGATGGTGACAAAGAGGAGGCAGCTGACAGGGtgaggacagcagggctggtcACATCAGCTCATGTCACAGGCCTCAACCCCAACACGAAGTACCACGTGTCAGTCAGAGCTTATAACCGGGCTGGGACTGGCCCCCCCAGCCTCTCTACCAACATCACGACAACGAAGCCACGTGAGTGAGccctgacccccccccccactttgCACCCTGcagtccccagggctgctgcttcctccagaGCATCCCCAGGGACCAGCTGACCCATGAACTTTTTTATCTTGGTGCTCTAACACCATTTTTAGCAGTCCATAAAGCAGTGCCCTGAATTTCCTCAGATCAGTTGTGGTCTGTGCATCGCTGATCTGAGGAGATCTGTGCTCAGAGACCTTCCCTTTAAAGCAACCACAGTGGAGCCACCAGCCCCATCAGCTTGTCACAGAGTCTCGGGAGACAGCTGTGACCAGCACAACCTTCTCATCAGCCCCTGATTTACTGCATCTCTGTCTTGTTTTGTATCTCTTAGCACCAAAGAGGCCACCTGGCAACATCTCCTGGACTTTTTCTGGGTCCACAGTCAGCATCAAGTGGGACCCAGTGGTGGCAAAGGCAGATGAGTCTGCAGTGACAGGGTACAAGGTATGGGCAGCACGTAGCTGGCCTTCTCTTATAACtgacccaaaacaaaccacagtgAACCTAAACTCGACCTTGTCTCT
The Apus apus isolate bApuApu2 chromosome 23, bApuApu2.pri.cur, whole genome shotgun sequence DNA segment above includes these coding regions:
- the CNTN2 gene encoding contactin-2 → MGSTTGFLCTSLAGLTILVWCQAQSSTRNYGPVFEEQPVHTLFPEGSEEEKVTMACRARASPPATYRWKMNGTEIKMEPDSRYRLVAGDLVISNPVKAKDAGSYQCVASNSRGTVVSREASLRFGFLQEFSAEERDPVKITEGWGVMFACSPPPHYPGLSYRWLLNEFPNFIPADGRRFVSQTTGNLYIAKTEASDLGNYSCFATSHIDFITKSVFSKFSRLSLAAEDARQYAPSIKARFPADTYALAGQMVTLECFAFGNPVPRIKWRKLDGSQSSKWIGSEPLLQIQEVGFEDEGTYECEAENIKGRDTYQGRIIIQAQPEWLKVVTDTEADIGSDLRWSCAAAGKPRPSVRWLRDGQPLSSQNRIEVSGGELRFSKLVLEDSGMYQCVAENKHGTVYASAELTVQALAPDFRLNPVKRLIPAARSGKVIIPCQPRAAPKATVLWTKGTELLINSSRVTITTDGTLILQNISKSDEGKYTCFAENFMGKANSTGILSVRDATKITLAPSSADINVGENLTLQCHASHDPTMDLTFTWSLDDFPIDFDKSEGHYQRASLKEAIGDLSIFNAQLKHAGRYTCTAQTVVDSASESATLTIRGPPGPPGGVVVRDISDTTVQLSWSRGFDNHSPIARYLIEARTLLSSKWKQMRTNPVNIEGNAETAQVVNLIPWMDYEFRVLASNILGVGEPSLPSSKIRTKEAAPTVAPSGLSGGGGAPNELIINWTPMLRDYQNGDGFGYLLSFRKKGTEGWLAARVPHADSLHYVYHNESIGPYTPFEVKIRAYNRKGEGPESLTAIVYSAEEEPKVAPFRVLAKAVLSSEMDVSWEPVEQGDMTGVLLGYEIRYWKDGDKEEAADRVRTAGLVTSAHVTGLNPNTKYHVSVRAYNRAGTGPPSLSTNITTTKPPPKRPPGNISWTFSGSTVSIKWDPVVAKADESAVTGYKMLYRQDSHSAPTLYLASKSRIDIPIPEDFTHAFVQIRVTGPGGDGVPAEVHILRNSGTSMMVEDSVTRPVPHAVIITTNSLVMVALISYLEL